TTACATATTGAGTCATTAAGATGTTCtatctatttatatatttatatgtaagaGCTAAGGATCTATAATAAGTAATTTAGAgagtctctcccatcaaaataatctcTTAAGAAATCTAATTATAATTAAACTCTTTTTCTATTGGACCATAATCTAATCTATAACATATTTTatctaatcaaaatttaattaaatctataatatattttacctaattagatagaatcatataatttaatatcatattcttATGTTTTTGGTAATAAAGTTTCTAGTCTCGAGAGGAGGAGGGTACTTGTTTTGTGCTTAGAGCATTAATCCTCGGAAGAATCCAAGATAGTTGAAAATGGGGAAGCatagatatattattatattctgAGCGATTAGAATAGAATAGAAGTTATTGATAGATATCGCAATTTAGAAATGAATTGCACGGGATAATTAAGTCACAAATGTTATGTAGGTGATAAGTATGGCAGTATGTTTTGGGTGTCAGAATTAGAGGTGCATGCAAAGAAAATTTGGATAATTTATAGAAATGTCTGTGTAACTTTGATAGTGTGACAGTTGTGAGCTTAATGAAGCAAAGGCCTGCCAACATCATATTCTTAGAAGGCATTGTTTGAGTTCCAAAATCTCTTATTACCATGACCTGCAGCTAATTTTGAATCACTATGAAGCAACTATTATCCTTAGCAAACTATGAGTCTCATATAAGACAAACTATGATTTGTCAATTTGGACAACCACATCTCTCTTTCACTACGTAGAAATGTGACATTATCATTCGTTCTGGTCATCATGCTTCTGCAAGTAGACTGAGTGTTGGACTGGTAGTAGAATGATCGCATCATGTACATGGACCATCTGCCATTGTGGTAGTGCTTCCTCGACCTGTTCTGTCAAATTTCTTGCCAGTTTCTATGCACTACCGGTGCCAGAAATATGAAAATCTAATTAAATAGCTTAATGAATTAAGCTGCCATTATGGTTGTTTTTCTAGTTTCTAGGACTCATTTTAGACATTACAATGGATTTGCTCAGTAGAAAATCATGGACACGTTCTATCATTGTCAACCTAGAAAATGGATTGTGGACTTACTGGCTTGACCGTGACTTAAGTCTCATCCACACAGAAGAATGGACTAACAGATGAATGGAGGAGAGAGAGCTTGTCACTCCATATTATATACCAGTTGATACCTGCATTGTGATGCACCAGCAACCATAACCCCATTCCATGGCTACAGACAATGTCTACGTTCTCTTCTTCTTATTGGCCTTCGTATGCATTCAACTGATAAAACCCAACGTCTGCGACGGAGCTCTAACCTTAGGCTGCATCCCTACCGAAAGAAGTGCTCTACTTGAGTTCAAACGAGGCCTGGAAGATCCTACCAACAGGCTGTCCTCTTGGGTGGGTGAAGACTGCTGCAAATGGGAGGGTGTGACGTGCAGCAATCATACTGGGCATGTCGTCAAGCTGGACCTCCACAATCCGCATCCTTTCTATGATGATGAGCCATACAACAAATGGACCTTAGGAGGTGAGTTGAGGCCTTCTTTACTTGGTCTGAAGCACCTAAAGTACCTGGACCTAAGCATGAACGATTTTGGAGGCATTAATATTCCAAAATTCATGGGGTCATTCCATCAACTCCGATATCTTAACCTCTCCAGGGCTGGATTGGGTGGACTCCTGCCTCACCAGCTAGGAAATCTCTCCAATCTGCAGTATCTAGACCTATCCGATGACATTTTTGTGGCTCCGATCCATCCATTTAGCATTGGTGATGCACTCTGGATTTCTCACCTTTCTTCTCTAAAGCATCTCAACCTGAATAACGTTAAGTTTCAAAATGGTACTCACTGGCTGGAAGCTCTGAACATGCTTCCTTCTATTGTGGAGATATACTTATCTGACTGTGAAATTGGAAGTGTTCCCTTTTCTCTTCCACATGTGAACTTTACATCACTGTCTGTTCTTGATTTGTACTATAATTTCATTAACTCTACGATACCCTCTTGGTTATTCAACATAAGTGGCCTTGAGCATCTTGATCTCAGTGAAAACTTCTTTCAGGGTAATATTCCACCAGCCTTTGGTAACTTGACTTCCCTCGAGGAACTTAATTTAGCTAACAATCCTCTTCAAGGAGGAATGCCAACTTCCTTCAAAAATCTGTGCAAGTTGCAGAATTTAATATTGGCAGGCATCAATATCAGCAAAGATTTGTTAGGACTCGATGAAAGTTTTTCTGGTTGCGTCAAGATGAGCTTAGAGAGTCTGGACTTATCCGGCACGAATATTAGTGGGCAGTTGCCTGAATGGTTATTCCAACTCAGGAAGCTTAAATCACTCCACTTGGAGCAGAATCTGATTTCTGGGCTTATTCCTGTATCAATTGGacaactagcatcactccaaGAGCTCTTTCTTGGTCAAAATCAATTGAACGAAACAATACCAGAAAGCGTGGGGTGGTTGTCTCAGCTAGTTACTTTGGACCTTGAGCACAACAATTTGGAGGGTGTAATGTCTGAGGCGCATTTTGGAAACCTCACAGAATTGAAATACTTAACTTTGTCGTCCAACTCCTTAGCTCTAAAGTTCAAGAGCAATTGGCTTCCTCCCTTCCAGCTAGAATCCCTTCGGATGGACTCTTGCAAACAGGGTCCTGAGTTCCCTGCATGGCTCCAGTGGcaaataaatatttcaaaaattgttatgtctaatgctagtATTAATGATGCTATGCCAAACTGGTTTTGGAGCTTAATTTCCACAGCAGAGTACGTGAGTGTCTCCGGCAATCAGATCAGTGGCCACGTACCCAATTTATTGCATTTAAATAATCTCGACTGGTTGGATTTAAGCTCAAACTACTTCGAGGGTCCTCTTCCATATTTTCCTCTTGGATTGGAAATTTTAGATCTGTCAAACAATTCATTCTCG
Above is a genomic segment from Musa acuminata AAA Group cultivar baxijiao chromosome BXJ3-4, Cavendish_Baxijiao_AAA, whole genome shotgun sequence containing:
- the LOC135635561 gene encoding receptor-like protein EIX2; protein product: MDLRRAGLGGLLPHQLGNLSNLQYLDLSDDIFVAPIHPFSIGDALWISHLSSLKHLNLNNVKFQNGTHWLEALNMLPSIVEIYLSDCEIGSVPFSLPHVNFTSLSVLDLYYNFINSTIPSWLFNISGLEHLDLSENFFQGNIPPAFGNLTSLEELNLANNPLQGGMPTSFKNLCKLQNLILAGINISKDLLGLDESFSGCVKMSLESLDLSGTNISGQLPEWLFQLRKLKSLHLEQNLISGLIPVSIGQLASLQELFLGQNQLNETIPESVGWLSQLVTLDLEHNNLEGVMSEAHFGNLTELKYLTLSSNSLALKFKSNWLPPFQLESLRMDSCKQGPEFPAWLQWQINISKIVMSNASINDAMPNWFWSLISTAEYVSVSGNQISGHVPNLLHLNNLDWLDLSSNYFEGPLPYFPLGLEILDLSNNSFSGTLDIIMNMPYLTYLSLSKNNLSGQIPFSVCQLQALQVLDLSKNTLSGVLPNCWNNSSSIVVMDFSSNNISGVIPKSICSIASLQSLHLNNNSLYEELPLSLKDCTKLVILDAGHNDLKGEIPTWIGESLTSLRFLNLRSNMLDGDIPLNLSKLSALQFLDLADNKLSGTIPRSFGNFTAMKVIGKFSSRMTDATSYEEQMLVTTKGQTQDYEKSLSLMNILDLSDNNLSGEVLEELVSLSGLFSLNLSGNYFTGEIIENISKLQQLESLDLSRNNFFGTIPSSLASLTYLAHLNLSYNNLSGEIPRGNQLLTFNDPSIYIGNPGLCGLPLNQSCNVSETTRGQSNPDDRDENEMIWFYTSMAPGFVVGFWAVWGTLILNKNWNLYYFRFIDNMFDKVYVFTILKVSRIRKRYCSQQG